In one window of Acidimicrobiales bacterium DNA:
- a CDS encoding ATPase, T2SS/T4P/T4SS family, with protein MTVRTATANGWASPLREVELAAQARAKSESLDMESEGAMDRLRQLLNEEVDAWRSEYRRGRRHADIADPALAVERALRNLAGYGPLESLLADPDVWEIMVNGPASVFTKRHSGAGGYHSEVFHDDEHVVRVLTKILDDSSRSHRKLDPSEGLQDAQLRNGARLHIVHSDVGRDGHLLVNIRKFSGVVHKNLRELIERGMLDVATARFLQASVRSRLSVLIAGAPGSGKTTLLSCLASELDPALRVVVAEEVFETDIPLPNVAHMQTRPARADRDEVDLRRLVAGFLRMAPDVAIVGEVRDKEALPLLLTLSSGVQGFTTIHSASARQALSRLRFICQLAETGSELSVSALSALVSEAVDLVVHCSRQGPEIRVTEVLAVEDLQVASGTVSFTTTPVFTRARFADPLAWTGNLPVRASRALELCGYDVRSLTAGDLVR; from the coding sequence GTGACGGTCCGTACGGCCACCGCGAACGGCTGGGCTTCACCGCTCAGAGAAGTGGAGCTCGCCGCCCAGGCACGCGCCAAATCGGAGTCCCTCGACATGGAATCCGAGGGCGCTATGGATCGCCTGCGCCAACTCTTGAACGAGGAAGTGGACGCGTGGCGTTCCGAGTACCGCAGAGGCAGGCGCCACGCCGACATCGCCGATCCGGCGCTCGCAGTGGAACGCGCGTTGAGGAACCTCGCCGGTTACGGGCCCCTCGAATCGCTCCTGGCGGACCCCGACGTGTGGGAGATCATGGTCAACGGACCGGCGTCCGTCTTCACCAAGAGGCATTCGGGAGCCGGCGGCTATCACAGCGAGGTCTTCCACGACGACGAGCACGTCGTGCGGGTGCTGACCAAGATCCTCGACGACTCGAGCCGGTCGCACAGGAAGCTGGATCCGTCCGAAGGCCTGCAGGACGCGCAGCTGAGGAACGGTGCCCGGCTCCACATCGTCCACTCCGACGTCGGCCGGGACGGTCATCTGCTCGTGAACATCCGCAAGTTCTCAGGCGTGGTTCACAAGAACCTCCGCGAGTTGATCGAGCGCGGGATGCTCGACGTCGCGACCGCACGCTTCTTGCAGGCCTCCGTGCGCAGCAGGTTGTCGGTACTCATCGCCGGCGCTCCTGGCTCGGGCAAGACGACCCTCCTCTCTTGCCTCGCCTCCGAGCTCGACCCGGCGTTGCGGGTCGTGGTGGCCGAAGAGGTCTTCGAGACTGATATTCCGCTGCCGAACGTCGCCCACATGCAAACGCGCCCTGCGCGCGCCGATCGCGACGAGGTGGACCTGCGCCGGCTCGTCGCGGGATTCCTGCGGATGGCGCCAGACGTCGCGATAGTCGGCGAGGTGCGTGACAAGGAGGCTCTGCCGCTGCTGCTCACGCTTTCGTCTGGTGTCCAAGGGTTCACGACCATCCACTCGGCGTCGGCAAGGCAGGCGTTGTCGAGACTCCGTTTCATCTGCCAGCTCGCCGAGACCGGGTCCGAGCTGAGCGTGTCTGCGTTGTCCGCGCTGGTCAGCGAGGCGGTCGATCTCGTGGTCCACTGCTCGCGGCAGGGCCCCGAGATCCGGGTGACAGAGGTGCTCGCTGTCGAAGATCTGCAAGTTGCCTCGGGGACAGTGTCCTTCACCACTACCCCCGTGTTCACGCGCGCGAGGTTCGCCGACCCTCTCGCTTGGACTGGGAATCTCCCGGTGCGGGCGAGCCGCGCGCTGGAGTTGTGCGGCTACGACGTCCGGTCGCTGACCGCTGGGGATCTCGTCAGGTGA
- a CDS encoding helix-turn-helix domain-containing protein — MSEAIRWMGTREACDKLGVTLRTLYRFIDEGQLPAYKMGRVIRVQEADVEDFITRMRIEPGTLDHLYPEPKPRDRPRDQESDTAR; from the coding sequence ATGAGCGAGGCGATCCGCTGGATGGGCACACGAGAGGCCTGCGACAAGTTGGGGGTGACCCTGCGCACGCTTTACAGGTTCATCGACGAGGGCCAGCTCCCCGCCTACAAGATGGGCAGGGTCATCCGGGTACAGGAGGCGGACGTCGAGGACTTCATCACCCGCATGCGGATCGAGCCGGGCACCCTCGACCACCTCTACCCCGAGCCCAAGCCCCGCGACCGCCCCCGTGACCAGGAGAGCGACACGGCGCGCTGA
- the hrcA gene encoding heat-inducible transcriptional repressor HrcA yields MLDANMLDDRKAAILRAVVEEYIQTAQPVGSAAVSRIPELSVSSATVRNEMGVLEREGYLAQPHTSAGRIPTDKGYRFFVDHLDPAGRLGPGQTQKVRAFFASAHGELERMLSDTSRFLSGLTDYAAVVVREGDPARVRSVQLVSLAPRLVLVVIVFATGAVDKRTLELLDSREDPTEDQIAAASASLSAFLEGEVIGGGGRIPPTGDAVVDRLAESARAALQHEESTGDAHSQVFVGGAARMAEAFDAVSTIRKVLDILEQQYVLVTVVRDVLDRGLSVSIGAEHGVQPLADCSIVVAPYEVEGERAGTVGILGPTRMHYEQALAAVAVVSKRLGKVLSEGTEGR; encoded by the coding sequence ATGCTTGACGCCAACATGCTTGATGACCGCAAGGCCGCCATCCTCCGTGCCGTGGTGGAGGAGTACATCCAGACCGCTCAGCCGGTCGGGTCTGCCGCGGTGTCGCGCATCCCGGAGCTGTCCGTCTCCTCGGCGACCGTGCGCAACGAGATGGGTGTCCTCGAGAGAGAGGGTTATCTGGCTCAGCCCCACACGAGCGCCGGCCGCATCCCGACCGACAAGGGCTACCGGTTCTTCGTCGACCACCTCGACCCGGCCGGGAGGTTGGGACCCGGGCAGACGCAGAAGGTGCGGGCCTTCTTCGCGAGCGCGCACGGGGAGCTGGAGCGGATGCTCTCCGACACCAGCCGCTTCCTGTCGGGTTTGACCGATTACGCGGCGGTCGTCGTGCGCGAGGGTGACCCGGCTCGCGTGCGGTCGGTGCAGCTGGTGAGCCTTGCTCCCCGGCTCGTGCTCGTGGTGATCGTCTTCGCGACCGGAGCAGTGGACAAGCGGACCTTGGAGCTGCTCGATTCCCGCGAGGACCCCACCGAGGATCAGATCGCCGCCGCGTCGGCGAGTCTCTCCGCCTTTCTCGAAGGCGAGGTGATCGGGGGCGGCGGGCGGATACCGCCGACGGGCGACGCTGTCGTGGACCGGCTGGCCGAGTCGGCGCGGGCGGCGCTGCAGCACGAAGAGTCGACCGGTGATGCCCACTCGCAGGTCTTCGTGGGCGGCGCGGCCCGGATGGCGGAGGCGTTCGACGCGGTCTCCACGATCCGCAAAGTGCTCGACATTCTCGAACAGCAGTACGTGCTGGTCACGGTCGTGCGCGACGTGCTCGACCGGGGCCTGTCGGTGTCGATCGGCGCCGAGCACGGCGTGCAACCGCTGGCCGATTGCTCGATCGTCGTCGCGCCCTACGAGGTGGAGGGCGAGCGCGCCGGGACCGTGGGGATCCTCGGCCCGACGCGCATGCACTACGAGCAGGCGCTGGCTGCGGTCGCCGTCGTGAGCAAACGGCTCGGCAAGGTGCTCAGCGAAGGCACCGAGGGAAGGTAG
- the nucS gene encoding endonuclease NucS: MRLVVATCSVDYVGRLSAHLPAARRLLMVKADGSVSVHSDGGAYKPLNWMVPPCRFTVEPDRWVVTNAKGETLTIDIEEIHSDEMHELGVDPGLEKDGVEAHLQELLAANPGTLAGGLELIRREYQTDIGPVDLLCRDSAGRIVAVEIKRRGDIDGVEQLARYLERLDMDGRFRPVRGIFAAQQIKPQARVLASARGIECVEVDYEQLRGEGNGRLTLF; encoded by the coding sequence ATGCGCCTCGTCGTCGCAACATGCTCGGTCGACTATGTCGGGCGCCTCTCCGCCCACCTTCCGGCCGCCCGCCGCCTCCTGATGGTCAAGGCCGACGGTTCGGTGTCGGTGCACTCCGACGGTGGTGCCTACAAGCCCCTCAACTGGATGGTGCCTCCCTGTCGGTTCACGGTCGAACCGGATCGGTGGGTGGTGACCAATGCAAAGGGCGAGACGTTGACCATCGACATCGAGGAGATCCACTCCGACGAGATGCACGAGCTGGGCGTCGACCCCGGTCTGGAAAAAGACGGCGTCGAAGCGCACCTCCAGGAGTTGCTGGCGGCCAACCCGGGGACGCTTGCAGGCGGTCTCGAGCTCATCCGGCGCGAATATCAAACCGACATCGGTCCGGTCGACCTGCTGTGCCGCGACAGCGCGGGGCGGATCGTCGCCGTCGAGATCAAGCGGCGAGGTGACATCGACGGCGTCGAGCAACTGGCGCGTTACCTGGAGCGGCTGGACATGGACGGCAGGTTCCGGCCGGTGCGCGGGATCTTCGCGGCCCAGCAGATCAAGCCACAGGCGCGTGTCCTGGCCTCGGCGCGGGGGATCGAGTGTGTCGAGGTCGACTACGAGCAGTTGAGAGGCGAGGGCAACGGCCGCCTGACCTTGTTCTGA
- a CDS encoding PhoH family protein, whose amino-acid sequence MPRLVGPLNENLRLVEDAFEGTSIHARGNEFTIDGEDAALAARLVDELRLLLEQGHSVDPQVVHRTIDMVRADERPSEVLTAEVLRSARGRSVRPKTSGQKRYTDAIRDSIVTFGIGPAGTGKSYLAVALAVQALQEKKADRIILTRPAVEAGERLGFLPGDLMAKVDPYLRPLYDALYDMMGTEAARRLLEAGTVEVAPLAYMRGRTLNNSFIILDEAQNTTPEQMKMFLTRIGFGSKVVVTGDDTQIDLPGGRSGLIGLEVVLSGIDGLSWVKLGRRDVVRHKIVADIVHAYEAADAIRGV is encoded by the coding sequence ATGCCCCGCCTCGTTGGCCCGCTCAACGAGAACCTGCGGCTGGTGGAGGATGCCTTCGAGGGGACGTCGATCCACGCCAGGGGCAACGAGTTCACCATCGACGGCGAAGACGCCGCGCTCGCCGCGCGCCTCGTCGACGAGCTGCGCCTGCTCCTGGAGCAGGGCCACAGCGTCGATCCGCAGGTGGTGCACCGCACGATCGACATGGTGCGTGCGGACGAACGACCCTCGGAGGTGCTGACCGCGGAGGTGCTGCGGTCGGCGCGGGGCCGCTCGGTACGCCCCAAGACCAGCGGGCAGAAGCGCTACACGGACGCCATCCGCGACAGCATCGTCACCTTCGGCATAGGCCCTGCGGGTACCGGCAAGAGCTACCTGGCCGTTGCCCTTGCCGTGCAGGCGCTCCAGGAGAAGAAGGCCGACCGCATCATCCTCACCCGCCCGGCGGTCGAGGCCGGCGAGCGCCTCGGGTTCCTGCCGGGCGACCTGATGGCCAAGGTCGACCCGTACCTGAGGCCGCTCTACGATGCGCTCTACGACATGATGGGCACGGAAGCCGCGCGGAGGCTTCTCGAAGCCGGAACCGTCGAAGTCGCGCCTCTTGCGTACATGCGCGGCCGCACGCTCAACAACAGCTTCATCATCCTCGACGAGGCGCAGAACACGACGCCGGAGCAGATGAAGATGTTCCTCACGCGCATCGGGTTCGGGTCGAAGGTCGTCGTCACCGGCGACGATACGCAGATCGACCTGCCTGGAGGTCGTTCGGGCCTCATCGGTCTGGAGGTCGTGCTGTCGGGTATTGACGGCCTCTCGTGGGTGAAGCTCGGCCGGCGCGACGTCGTCCGGCACAAGATCGTCGCCGACATCGTCCACGCGTACGAGGCCGCCGACGCGATACGGGGCGTCTGA
- the dnaJ gene encoding molecular chaperone DnaJ, translating to MPEIGDLYELLGVSRNATEDEIKRAYLKLARELHPDANPGDVHAEERFKAVNLAYETLRDPERRRQYDMFGMAGVRGSGAAGTGGGDPFAGFGGGGIGDLFDAFFGGGMGGAAGGRAARTGPRKGEDAEATILLDFAEAVFGAQRELTVRLPHTCSTCQGSGARPGTTPITCSTCQGSGEIRRVRQSILGQMVTASPCHRCGGTGEEIPSPCPDCRGEGRRREERSFVVDVPAGVDEGSTLRLTGRGAGGLRGGPAGDLYAHVRVRPHPVLTRSGFDLLAVVHVAMSQAALGTSVEFETLDGVEDVVVPAGTQTGREIKLRGRGVPHLQGRGRGDLIITVVVDIPSDLTKEQEDLLRQYASLRGEPVSAPDPGLMSKLRGAFK from the coding sequence GTGCCGGAGATCGGGGACCTGTACGAGCTGCTCGGAGTCAGCCGCAACGCGACGGAGGACGAGATCAAGCGCGCCTACCTGAAGCTCGCCCGCGAGCTGCACCCTGACGCGAACCCGGGTGACGTGCACGCCGAGGAGCGGTTCAAGGCGGTGAACCTCGCGTACGAGACCCTGCGCGACCCCGAACGGCGCCGGCAGTACGACATGTTCGGCATGGCCGGAGTCCGCGGGTCGGGGGCGGCCGGTACCGGCGGGGGCGACCCGTTCGCAGGGTTCGGGGGCGGCGGGATCGGAGACCTCTTCGACGCGTTCTTCGGCGGCGGCATGGGCGGCGCGGCCGGAGGCCGGGCCGCGCGGACCGGGCCGCGCAAGGGCGAGGATGCCGAGGCGACGATCCTGCTCGACTTCGCAGAAGCGGTGTTCGGGGCCCAGCGCGAGCTGACCGTCCGCTTGCCGCATACGTGCTCGACCTGCCAGGGAAGCGGCGCCCGGCCCGGCACCACCCCGATCACCTGCTCGACGTGCCAGGGCAGCGGTGAGATCCGCCGGGTCCGGCAGTCCATACTCGGTCAGATGGTCACGGCCAGCCCGTGCCACCGCTGCGGCGGCACGGGTGAGGAGATCCCGTCGCCGTGCCCGGACTGCCGGGGGGAGGGGAGGCGGCGCGAGGAGAGGTCGTTTGTGGTCGACGTGCCGGCGGGCGTCGACGAGGGCTCAACGCTGCGGCTCACGGGTCGGGGCGCCGGCGGCCTGCGCGGCGGGCCGGCGGGGGACCTTTACGCGCACGTGAGGGTGAGGCCGCATCCGGTGCTGACGCGCAGCGGCTTCGACCTGCTTGCCGTCGTGCACGTGGCCATGTCCCAGGCCGCGTTGGGCACGTCGGTCGAGTTCGAAACCCTCGACGGGGTCGAGGACGTGGTGGTGCCAGCGGGCACTCAGACCGGTCGCGAGATCAAGCTCCGCGGCCGCGGTGTGCCGCACCTGCAGGGCCGAGGTCGCGGCGACCTGATCATCACGGTCGTCGTGGACATCCCGAGCGACCTGACCAAGGAGCAGGAGGACCTGCTGCGCCAGTACGCCTCGCTCAGGGGAGAGCCGGTGTCGGCGCCCGATCCCGGCTTGATGTCCAAGCTGCGCGGCGCGTTCAAGTAA
- a CDS encoding SAF domain-containing protein, which translates to MRLGEAPGRAQHARNGVSETEMSVQGGRRLAGRRRALPTGRAVVGGLLVAAAAVAVAAAALTGTNQGDTGRFVVAVHSLQAGALVEPGDLTTVVVRVPRAASAEMYGSAASLSGRTLAVPVVRGELLQASMLVPAGQAPALRPVTVAADPATLTGLYAGEPVDVLQTTGSDSSTAVTLVLRGAILLALSKPGSNPLSGPASATVTLGVSSLDEVESVVAAAHAGALTIVAASPTDGVGPGSGSASSGSAGSGGTGQ; encoded by the coding sequence GTGAGGCTGGGGGAAGCGCCGGGGAGGGCGCAGCACGCTCGCAACGGCGTCTCCGAGACCGAAATGTCCGTTCAGGGCGGTCGCCGGCTGGCGGGAAGGCGGCGGGCGCTGCCCACCGGGCGAGCCGTGGTAGGAGGCCTGCTGGTGGCCGCGGCAGCGGTGGCCGTTGCGGCCGCCGCCCTGACAGGCACCAACCAGGGCGACACCGGCAGGTTCGTGGTCGCGGTCCACTCCCTGCAGGCGGGCGCGCTGGTCGAGCCGGGCGACCTCACGACGGTCGTCGTCCGGGTACCCCGGGCGGCGAGCGCCGAGATGTACGGATCCGCCGCATCGCTGAGCGGACGCACCCTGGCCGTGCCGGTTGTCCGGGGCGAGCTGCTGCAGGCGTCCATGCTCGTCCCGGCGGGCCAGGCCCCCGCCCTCAGACCCGTCACCGTGGCCGCCGACCCGGCGACGCTGACGGGGCTCTACGCCGGTGAGCCCGTCGACGTGCTCCAGACGACCGGCTCGGATTCGTCCACCGCGGTGACCCTGGTGCTGCGCGGCGCCATCCTGCTCGCTCTGTCCAAGCCGGGCTCCAACCCGCTCTCCGGCCCTGCCTCGGCGACGGTCACGCTCGGAGTCAGTTCTCTCGACGAGGTGGAGTCGGTCGTGGCCGCCGCGCACGCGGGGGCGTTGACGATCGTGGCGGCGTCACCAACGGACGGCGTCGGCCCCGGTTCGGGCAGTGCCAGCTCGGGCAGCGCCGGCTCGGGCGGCACCGGTCAGTGA
- a CDS encoding type II secretion system F family protein has protein sequence MTRLLAGAGLLLWLGATLIISSLPRFSRPALAERLRPFAPGASAPQSGGVLSVESFREVLSPLAHSLGDRLASLFGVVEPLEVRLRRIHSSDDVAGFRVRQMTIATVMLICPAMAAALLRPPPVVSLLGVIGAPLMSFLVIEQRLARASERWQRTLAAELPVVSEQLAMLLSAGYSLGTALSRIARNGEGCMAADLRLVVNRVRQGLSEAQALREWAEVARVDSVHRLVSVLVLNTEAADLGRLVSAESRAARRDLHRKVLETIEKRAQQVWVPVTVATLVPGVILLAVPFLAALRLFSNA, from the coding sequence GTGACGCGGCTACTGGCCGGAGCCGGGCTGCTCCTGTGGCTTGGGGCCACCCTGATCATCTCGTCACTGCCGCGATTCTCCCGGCCGGCTCTGGCGGAGCGGTTGCGGCCCTTCGCGCCCGGCGCCTCGGCGCCTCAGTCGGGTGGAGTTCTCTCGGTCGAGTCGTTCCGGGAGGTCCTGTCCCCGCTCGCGCACAGCCTGGGGGACCGTCTGGCCTCGTTGTTCGGGGTCGTCGAGCCACTCGAGGTCCGGTTGCGCCGGATCCACTCGAGCGACGACGTGGCCGGGTTCCGCGTGAGGCAGATGACGATCGCAACAGTGATGCTCATATGCCCCGCGATGGCCGCCGCGCTCCTCCGCCCACCACCGGTCGTATCCCTGCTGGGGGTCATAGGCGCGCCCCTGATGTCTTTCCTGGTCATAGAGCAGCGCCTCGCGCGTGCGTCCGAACGATGGCAGCGGACCCTGGCAGCCGAGCTGCCCGTGGTCAGTGAGCAGCTTGCGATGCTGTTGAGCGCTGGTTACTCGCTGGGCACCGCGCTCTCACGGATCGCGAGAAACGGCGAAGGCTGCATGGCAGCGGACCTGAGGCTCGTGGTGAACCGGGTGCGCCAAGGACTCTCCGAAGCGCAGGCACTGCGGGAATGGGCGGAGGTGGCGCGTGTGGATTCGGTTCACCGCCTGGTGTCCGTGCTCGTCCTGAACACGGAGGCGGCCGACCTCGGTCGGTTGGTGTCCGCCGAGTCGAGAGCGGCGCGGCGCGACCTTCACCGCAAGGTGCTCGAGACCATCGAGAAGCGTGCGCAGCAGGTGTGGGTCCCGGTCACCGTAGCGACGCTGGTTCCGGGAGTGATCCTGCTCGCGGTGCCCTTCCTGGCGGCCTTGCGACTCTTCTCGAACGCGTAG
- the ybeY gene encoding rRNA maturation RNase YbeY — protein MPVVVFAADEQSSHPVDTLRWIRLAEKVLADEGVRGEAEVSLLFVDEEAISDLNSRFLGKEGPTDVLAFPIDDEPVESGRSPDSGGTGPGFASEPDEAPMLLGDVVICPAVAERNAPEHAGTYDDELALLVVHGLLHIIGMDHEDPEEAEVMEARERELLDRHHKPPPPPPSAAHEDPPS, from the coding sequence ATGCCGGTAGTGGTATTCGCTGCTGACGAGCAGTCGTCGCACCCGGTGGACACTCTGCGGTGGATCCGCCTTGCCGAGAAGGTCCTCGCTGACGAGGGGGTGAGGGGGGAGGCCGAGGTGTCGTTGTTGTTCGTGGACGAGGAGGCGATCTCGGATCTGAACTCGCGGTTCCTCGGCAAGGAAGGGCCGACGGACGTTCTCGCGTTCCCGATCGACGACGAGCCGGTGGAGAGCGGCCGTTCACCTGACTCCGGCGGCACCGGTCCCGGGTTCGCCTCCGAGCCCGACGAGGCGCCGATGCTGCTCGGTGACGTGGTGATCTGCCCGGCGGTGGCGGAGCGCAACGCGCCCGAGCACGCGGGGACGTACGACGACGAGCTGGCGTTGCTGGTCGTGCACGGCCTGCTGCACATCATCGGGATGGACCACGAGGACCCCGAAGAGGCGGAGGTCATGGAAGCGCGCGAGCGCGAGTTGCTCGACCGACACCACAAGCCGCCGCCGCCGCCCCCGTCCGCGGCTCACGAGGACCCCCCGAGTTGA
- a CDS encoding histidine triad nucleotide-binding protein: MADCLFCKILVGEVPSKEVLSTERTYVFYDINPAAPVHVLVIPRQHIPNAAEIGPEHGDILAEMMTTARGVAEQLGIATTGYRLVFNVGDHALNSVPHLHMHVLGGHQMGWPPG, from the coding sequence ATGGCTGACTGCCTGTTCTGCAAGATCCTGGTCGGCGAGGTGCCCTCCAAGGAGGTGTTGTCCACCGAGCGGACCTACGTCTTCTACGACATCAACCCCGCGGCGCCGGTGCACGTCCTCGTGATCCCGCGCCAGCACATCCCCAACGCGGCGGAGATCGGCCCCGAGCACGGGGACATCCTCGCCGAGATGATGACCACTGCTCGTGGCGTGGCCGAGCAACTCGGGATCGCGACGACCGGCTACCGGTTGGTGTTCAACGTCGGCGACCATGCGCTCAACAGCGTTCCCCACCTGCACATGCATGTGCTGGGAGGCCATCAAATGGGGTGGCCGCCCGGTTGA
- the hemW gene encoding radical SAM family heme chaperone HemW produces MTTTEGFGVYVHVPFCTRRCDYCAFATWTDRFSLAGAYVTACISELRRARSSEDLPPATSVFFGGGTPSLLDPDAIGSILSEVELAAGAEVTVECNPDTVDEVKLRGYRGAGVNRLSFGVQSMVPHVLRGLGRSHSAGAVRSAVEAAAGAGFAGAYNVDLIFGAAGESMADWSSTLSAVLELDPPPAHVSAYALTVEAGTPLAADTSRYPDGDDQADKYLLADSVLFGAGLRWYEISNWAVPGHECSHNLLYWRQGPYRGIGCAAHSHRVDPRSGGSRRWWNVRTPERYIRLVSENGSAEAAGEELGAEVSAVEALQLALRTREGVPAASLPAGTAIDPALEGLVEPAGEGMLALTPRGRLLANEVALRLRRAPIAGN; encoded by the coding sequence GTGACCACTACCGAAGGCTTCGGCGTGTACGTGCACGTCCCGTTCTGCACTCGGCGCTGCGACTACTGCGCGTTCGCGACGTGGACCGACCGGTTCTCCCTCGCAGGCGCGTACGTCACCGCGTGCATCTCGGAGCTGCGTCGGGCGCGTTCGTCGGAGGACCTGCCGCCGGCGACCTCGGTCTTCTTCGGGGGCGGCACCCCGTCGTTGCTGGACCCCGACGCCATTGGTTCCATCCTTTCGGAAGTGGAGCTCGCCGCCGGCGCCGAGGTGACGGTCGAGTGCAACCCGGACACCGTGGACGAGGTGAAGCTGCGGGGGTACCGGGGCGCCGGCGTCAACCGCTTGTCGTTTGGCGTCCAGTCGATGGTGCCTCACGTGCTGCGGGGTCTCGGCCGCTCCCACTCTGCCGGTGCTGTTCGCTCGGCCGTCGAAGCCGCCGCCGGCGCCGGCTTTGCCGGCGCGTACAACGTGGACCTCATCTTCGGCGCGGCGGGCGAATCCATGGCTGACTGGTCGTCGACGCTGTCGGCCGTGCTGGAGCTCGACCCGCCGCCGGCGCACGTCAGTGCCTACGCCCTGACCGTCGAGGCGGGCACACCGCTCGCTGCTGACACGTCGAGGTACCCGGACGGCGACGACCAGGCGGACAAGTACCTGCTGGCTGACTCCGTCCTGTTCGGCGCCGGCCTCCGGTGGTACGAGATCTCGAACTGGGCGGTGCCGGGGCACGAGTGCAGCCACAACCTCTTGTACTGGAGGCAGGGCCCCTACCGGGGCATCGGCTGCGCCGCGCACTCGCATCGGGTCGACCCGCGAAGCGGTGGATCACGCCGGTGGTGGAACGTGCGCACCCCCGAGCGTTACATCCGCCTTGTTTCCGAGAACGGGTCCGCCGAGGCGGCAGGCGAGGAACTCGGCGCCGAGGTGAGTGCGGTCGAGGCGCTGCAGCTGGCGCTGCGGACCCGGGAAGGCGTGCCGGCTGCGTCGTTGCCGGCCGGCACGGCGATCGATCCGGCGCTCGAAGGGTTGGTCGAGCCTGCCGGCGAGGGGATGCTGGCGCTGACGCCCAGGGGGAGGCTTCTGGCCAACGAGGTCGCCCTTCGCCTGCGCCGCGCGCCGATCGCCGGGAACTGA
- a CDS encoding RsmE family RNA methyltransferase — protein sequence MAGYRDAARRAAAHVVVASLDTLDLDEVDRRHLASVLRLRDGEPVSATDGCGGWRMCRFDTAGGGAIVAVGDVERRERMAPRLCVAFAPVKGDRPEWAVQKLTEFGVDRIVLLRAERSVVRWEGDRAGSHLRRLAEVARQAVMQSRGLWLPSVEGVTPFEVAAAMPGAVLAEPGGGPVSLDSPMVLVGPEGGWSDAEQASAGGRSVSLGAGVLRTETAAVAAGVLLTALRAGVIGSR from the coding sequence ATGGCCGGGTATCGAGACGCCGCCCGGCGGGCGGCGGCCCACGTCGTGGTCGCTAGCCTCGACACCCTCGACTTGGACGAGGTGGACCGCCGGCATCTGGCGTCGGTCCTGCGGCTGCGCGACGGCGAGCCGGTGAGCGCCACGGACGGGTGCGGGGGCTGGAGGATGTGCCGGTTCGACACCGCGGGCGGCGGGGCGATCGTCGCCGTCGGGGACGTGGAGCGCCGCGAGCGCATGGCTCCGCGGCTGTGCGTGGCGTTCGCGCCTGTGAAGGGCGACAGGCCGGAGTGGGCGGTCCAGAAACTCACCGAGTTCGGCGTCGACCGGATCGTGTTGTTGCGAGCCGAGCGCAGCGTGGTGCGCTGGGAGGGGGACCGCGCCGGTTCGCACCTTCGACGCCTAGCGGAGGTCGCGCGCCAGGCGGTAATGCAGAGCAGGGGTCTCTGGCTGCCCTCGGTCGAGGGGGTCACCCCATTCGAGGTCGCAGCGGCGATGCCCGGAGCGGTCCTCGCCGAGCCGGGAGGAGGACCGGTCTCGCTCGACTCGCCTATGGTGCTCGTCGGACCCGAAGGAGGGTGGTCCGATGCCGAGCAAGCGTCCGCCGGTGGTCGGTCGGTGAGCCTCGGCGCCGGCGTGCTGCGAACGGAGACGGCTGCAGTCGCCGCGGGCGTGCTGCTGACGGCGCTGCGGGCCGGCGTGATCGGGTCGCGGTGA